The Bombus pascuorum chromosome 12, iyBomPasc1.1, whole genome shotgun sequence genome contains the following window.
ATACAAAGAGATGAGtgaaaaaataactttttgtGATAATATTACACTTATATAGTAAATAGTGATAAATGATAGATTggatattaaaagtatatgtatgtaaatgtgATCTTTTGAAAAACGACAGTATATAAGCACATATTTACTCAGACGgtgaataattattctgaataattacgattctatttgtaatattcaagaatgtaacatttataaaattgtttaagcCATACAAGTTTAAGAAAATCAAGTTCGGATTAGAGTTCGAGATTAACAAGTCGGTAAATGGGTCGCGATACACGACGTTATCTAGCTTTGGTCATTGGCCAGCGAAACTCGTTTAAGAAGACGCGAGAGTATTGTGTAACACGtctaataatagtaataatggTACTACTAGTAGTAATAGTATGGTTAACAGAAACAGTACCGAATCTTATGGAAGAATTATTATACCGtgtttttttctattaattttattacgcaggcaattatatatatgtacatacttatAGCAGACATATACACATACGCACAACAAACCTGACAGAGATTTGTTATAGTTTTTTTCACATACCGGCTCTGTTGTTTTCAAGTATCGACCTTGGTCGACATAGTAATCCTTGTTGTACATCTAATGACAAATTACTTGATATTTTTTGTTGTATCGCATTATCATATTGTATTTGGTGCATAGCAAATTgtacgttacatgttataataCGCTTTTATCGGATGTTTCTTAATTCCAATTACCGATCAAGTGCAAAAGCTAAAGTAAAGAGAACAAGAAAGGTGGGTGTAGGGGAAAGAATGAAACACGTCGAGAATAAAGCAgaacgtattttataaattgaccATAGCGTTATTCCGTGTCATCGTATCTTTGCCTTGTTATGTAACCGATAGTAGTGCAGCTATTCGCGCTAATCGTTGCGTCTTGATTCTTCTCGATGACTTTCGAGACTTTTTCATACCTGTTTACGTGTTTATCGGCCGATTAGTTGACTGATCTACCAAAATATCGCTGTATCTCATTTGAATGTTACGTAAAATTCGAACATGATGTATATTTctctaaattttcaaaaatcatcGACCGAAGATAACAgtgctttatttattttataatataggaGAATGCGCGTTCCTCGATCGCTGTTTCAGGGAAGTAGTTATGTCAAATGATGATAAATTTCCAAGTTTTCACActgtttgttaattattattgcttATGTTTAGTTTTTGCATATAATGGGATCagttttatacaatataattggTTTAACAGGGAAATCATTCATAACAACGGTAACTTATTATCTGTTATCGGTATCGTAATTTTTAGTACTTTCGTGCTTTGGGTCAGACGTATATACAGTGTTTGAGGTTATCGTGTCAAACGTTGCGAGAGCAGAGAGGCTATAGTTGGTGAAATAGGATattgtaaagtaaaatttcttcgttttgaaTAATCTCGATGGTCGTAGATAAAGTCAAGTGGAGACACGTATATATGGAAATTCGTTGTTATTTCGTCGAACATCCATAGATTTTGAATCGGAATGCAATGTCTTTGTTAGATtcttttctacaaaattatgcaTTATTGTCAAACTAGAGGTCTTATCTAGTCATGTTCAATATGCAAATACGAATCGaacataaaatcaaatttttttctcGCGTGTCTAATTTAGAGTATATTGAAAAAAACatagaatatacataatatgatGTTTGAACATTAAAAGATTATTAGGACGAAATGAGAAGACATACCACGGCGCAAAGCACGAACAGAACAGCCCAAAGGCCGTGTCTAAAATCGTTCTATGCTCGCTGACCTATGAAGAATGTTCGTCTCTCCTCTTGAATCGATGTTCCTTTGCGTGTCGAAGGTTCGAAGCTCTGccatataatatatgtattgcTCTCGAAACATCTCCTCTGCGAAAGCCTTGTTCGTTGTATACTTGTATCCGTTCAAGGATCGGCGTAACAACCGTACATCGAAttgaagttttattttttcctttactTGACAAATTGTGAATTAGAAGGAAAGCAATAATTCTGTTATTCGACCGTTTTGTTAGCTGCAAAGCAGTCTTCTAAACCTAACAATTTTTTAGAggattatacatacatgttaTAATACGTATagtataattgtattatattactttgaaatttctttctttcaagcatctttttcctttcctgaCAAATTGCGAGTTAGAAGGAAAACAATAATTCTGTTATTCGACCGTTCCGTTACCCGAGAAGCGGTGTTTTGGACATGTCACTTTCTTATAAGTTATACCTACATAttgtaatacatataatataattgtattgtattactttgaaatttggtTTAcccaaatattttttcctttaccTGACAAATTGCCATTTAGAAGAAAACCGGTAATTCTATTATTCGACCGTTCTGTTACCTGCAAAATGGTGTTTTGCACCTGACAGTCTCTTACAATACATATCTACATATTACACTACATATTACACTACATATTACAGTACActtactttgaaatttgtttttctcaaacatcttttcttcttcctgaCAAATTGTGAGTTAGAGGGAAAgcaataaatttgttattcgaCCGTTTTTTTACCTGAGAAGCGATGTTTTGGACATGACAGTTTATCATAAGATATAcctacatataatataattattaaattattaataataaatctatacataaattctattataaaaaaacttttaatgaatagaattatttttttttaactaaaattatatataattaaagtaaatattaatcctattaatattattttaaaaacaaaatatttataaacaattaaactaatatttttatgaataaaaaaaattataaactaattttttcaataataatataattaataaaataattgttatataagtaattataatataatcttcacctaaacaaattaaatttattataaaattttctcttaatattgttattataattcgaaaagaatatgaaatagtaaaaattgttcccattgctaaatttattattctaaaaattcttattttatttcaaaaataatattcaataattaaatctTTAGAATAAAAACCAACTAAAAATGGAAATCCACATAGTATTattgatgaaaatattaataacaatccTTTCAttggatataaataaaatataccagaatatgaaggaaaattttgaattccaattatataatgaattaatcTTCCagcatatataaatatcatagatttaaaaaaagcatgaataaataaatgtaatattacatataatacgtataatataaatacatataatttcattatattattttgaaatttgatatttgtttttctcatgacataaatattagaataaacactttctttttttcttacttctttttcgAGCTTAAACGTCATAAAGGGATTTcttttagtttaatttaagGCAATTTCCTTCAGTTCGAAAGATTGGCGTTAGCGGTAGATAGCTAATAAGAGGTACAAATTCATTCGATAGTTACACGCATGATTCAACATTCGTTTCAACTTTAAACCATTTAAAAAAACTAACAAAGCCTCGCAAAGTAATTAGGGTCGAGATACTAAACAGTTTTTGTGACGATTACGATCAAACAAAGTGTTGCGCAACTTAGTTCGGACAGAGAGAAAATGTATTCATGCAAGTACACGTATACGAATGTATAAATCGTTGAAAAGCACGTttgcaagaaaaaagaaatagaaatatcacatataaatttttcataatattattcaaCAATTATCTTAGAGTAAAAATGTTAACGACGAAGAGGGATACGTTTCTTACCAATCGAGTAATGGAGAGAAAAAGCCAGGGACATGATCATCGCGTACAATAAACTTATCGCGTTAGAAATATCATCGATTGGAATGGTCATGTAAGGGTTGAAttgataagataaaaatacgCTTTTACATTATCCTAGACACCCAGAGATAAATAGTGACATCAAAATTCGAAGATGGCtagagaggagagagagagaaagagagagataagtttttatttaaacgaaatcgAGCTTTTATACACATTTATCGACGTATAAAATGAAGggaatataagaaatttagatagaattttaataaaattagaaaaatacgtGTAAGTATACGATGCGTTTACTTacacgtatttttattaaattacaataattaaattattaaaaatacggtGTATTTTACATACTTAGCTTAGGCTATAAAGAGAAATAaggtaatttttgtttcatgcaaatttctacattatttgtttttaagatACCGCGAAATATACGGTAGACACGAGatagaatttctttattttatataactttcGTATAAACAACGGAGGACActaaaatcttcgaaaaatTCTACTTTCTATTTTCAAATGTATCGAAATAACAGACTTTACGTTTGGACTAGATGCACGTGCAAATGATTCGTGCTTTTTCTTGGTCTTAGATTATACTCTATCTCGTAACCTTATCTCATATTATCTCTTCTCATATCTACCTTTTTAGTAGTACGTCAAAcgaataatacatatttttgtaacgTATAGTAAACgtgtaaaattttcttctcttttctttaatttctttcttctgctTTTTTCTTACATATACAGTGCTGTCCCCTTTAAATAACGCGGGGTTTATAGAAACACCGACTCGATCGCGTAACGTAGAACGAACTCCGCGAGATCCACAGACCGATTCACATACTCGCATAAATACgcacatttatatttttccaatacaCGTGCAtgtattcattatattttgtGTGTATGGGTTTATGCATTTGGTTACGCTATTACCTATActtacattatacatatgcataaaTTGATTCGTAATTaatgtaagaaaaatgaaatttgtcaAAAAAGATCTACGCTGTTCAGGAGGGtgtattgtaaaaaaaaaaaaaaaagaagaaatcaatAATTGCTGTTAATGTGAAATATTACAAGTATATTttgttgattattaatttgacTTGTGATTGACAGTTGTCGATCggaatggaaaattaatattaccgttaatttaactttacaatgcaaataataaataactactagcttttgttttaatattgaaaGAGCAAGGGCAAAACGAAGTTATGGTTGGATTTATGATTAGGCATATGTTGGGGTTAGGTTTAGGATTAGGATTAGGGTTAGTGTTAGGGTCATACAACTGTGTTACCACATAGCGAAGTATGCTTCCCGCCAATATAGCTCTTATACCTGCTTTGGAAGGGATAATGCACTCGCTATGATATCGTTACGAGAATACACCGAGCAACGCAACCGTTCCTATAGATTCTTATGAAGTTTATATGGCGGGAAAGACGGAAATAGGAAGGGGGCTAAAACAAACAGAGTCTAATGGCTAACCAGTGACAGGCCAAGAAGCGGGAAGTGGATACGCGCGCGCAAATCTTTCTCCTTGCTAGGCGCGCACATGCACTCATTCTCGTGTTTGATTTGTCTCCTGTCAGCCGCCTCTGTCAAGCCGGTTTCCGATATGGTTGGCCCAGTCGTGTTGTCGACGTCGTCCGTTCGTGTTTGATCGGTTTTCCTTTTCATAATCAgttaaaaacaaacaatacaaaagatatttttattctcaatTCCTTCGCCGCTCTTCGGCATCGCTGTAAACAGTGAAGTGTTTTCAATTCAAAGCAAGAAAATCCCAATTTTTTGTTATCGCCTGTCCAACATTTTTCAGgcagaatatattattatttaatttaacatttaaatatattatcacgAAGAACATATTTGCTGATCGCAAGGAATAAGCGAAAGCAAACTCGAACGAAAGGAATAGCAACTAGGAAGTTGTATTACATTTAAGAAAGCTAAACCGTCTCGTTTTTAAGGTCGAAGGAAATTAAAGTGAAGAGCGTCACGCAACGTCTAAAAATGACGAAGAAAACAAAGTTCTTTTGTGAATTTGCTAGACGACACAGCTGTGTTACGTGAAAGGCGTTTGAATACGACATCAAtgtcatttttt
Protein-coding sequences here:
- the LOC132912863 gene encoding uncharacterized protein LOC132912863; protein product: MKRKTDQTRTDDVDNTTGPTISETGLTEAADRRQIKHENECMCAPSKEKDLRARIHFPLLGLSLVSHSADKHVNRYEKVSKVIEKNQDATISANSCTTIGYITRQRYDDTE